The Meriones unguiculatus strain TT.TT164.6M chromosome 14, Bangor_MerUng_6.1, whole genome shotgun sequence sequence AGATGAAAAAGCTTCTGAGCACAGCGGCTGTGCCGATCTTGCCAATGACTGAGGAAGTGAGGATGCTGCCGTATCTCAGTGGATaacagatggccacatagcggtcaaaTGCCATGGCCAGAAGAATGGCAGACTCTGCCACAAAGATGAAATGAAAGAAGAACATTTGGGAGACAAAGCTACCAAAGGATATACTCTTGGAATGAAACCAGAAGATGGCCAGCATCTTGGGGGCTGTGGCTGTGGAGAGCAGAAGATCTGCTAAAGCCAGCATGAAAAGGGAAAAATACATGGGCTCATGGAGACTGCGTTCAGTCACTATCAGGAAGATCAGGAGAACATTGCCTATGACAGCCACGATGTACATAGAACAGATGGGGATGGCAATCCAGGCGTGCAGGTGTTCCAGGCCTGGGATCCCAAACAGAACATACCACACATCCTGTGGGCCCGTGTGATTGTGAAAGGAGGAGTCCACCTTCATTGTCCACATAAGCCCTGGTCTTCAACAAGCACTACAGGGGTGAAGACTGAGAAGGACTGCCAAGTCTGGATGAGGTCTGATCATATTCTTCCCAAATATTTGCATCTGTGTGGAAAGCACTAGTGAGGATTAACTAGCCTAAATATTCACACCTATGATCAAGAAAGTAATCATTGCATCTTGAAAGAAATGGTGATTGTTTGATATGTATTTTAGCACCTTACGTATATGAGCTCCTTAAATCTTTGTGGTGACCTACTAGAACGGTCTCTGTGTGAACCTTATAGCATCCACACTATTATTCACATggacagaaaagggaaggcccATAAGCTTTGAGTCTCtttccctagaactcattgaatcccaaactcaaaagaaaaccTGACAGCTATGATCTTAGTCATCTTCTACTactacaaatcaaaataaaagttCTACTACTACATGtcaaaataaaagtattaatCTATAACATATGTcagcataaaactagacacagaaTATCCACACCATCAAGTGCCTCACTCATCATATCCCTGAGGGAAAGAGATCTGAAACTGAAATATGTTGCTCATGAAATAAAGTTTGATGAGGTAGATTTCAAGCATCATATCCTAATATGCCCTCTTCTGtgttgaaaaaataaattgatgcTCAGCCATGTCTTAGCCATTGGGATCACAAAGTGAGTAAATGCATCCCTGTCTGCCTACTAATACAATTCTCAAATCTACATGAGATTTTTAAAGGTCTGAACTGTTTGTAACCCCAGATTTTACTGGGCTTTGACACGAACAAGCCTATTacgtggtttaaaaaaaatcatattacaATCTGCCTAAGTCGCTATTGAAAATTAAACAATATATCTTTATATTTTCAAGTACAGCACAGAAGCACATGATGATAGCTATAAGTCAAATACATCTCCTCACACAGTAAAGAATGAATagtgatttaattttaaaaacaagtggCTTCCTAACTgattacaaattttaaaagaagggaTAAAAGAGGGAGCCAATACATTGCCAGACTATCTTACtatggagggtgtgtgtgtgtatgtgtgtgtatagataacACACAGGATAGACATCAATACGAGATCAGTCATAGGTAGACAGATCTAATATTCTCCCAGTCCCTTTCTCCAACGAAAGGTGGCAAAAGCTTTTATTCCACTAAGGACACATGAACTTTCAAAATTATTATCTCAGTCTACTGAACAGAGAAAAACCTTTGCCAACTGTACATCCAACAGGGAAATTCATACTGTGAATATGTAAAGGGCTCAAAAAACTAAAAGT is a genomic window containing:
- the LOC132646996 gene encoding olfactory receptor 52Z1P-like, whose product is MKVDSSFHNHTGPQDVWYVLFGIPGLEHLHAWIAIPICSMYIVAVIGNVLLIFLIVTERSLHEPMYFSLFMLALADLLLSTATAPKMLAIFWFHSKSISFGSFVSQMFFFHFIFVAESAILLAMAFDRYVAICYPLRYGSILTSSVIGKIGTAAVLRSFFICGPFIFLVHRLLYCGRNVIPHSYCEHMGIARLACDSITVNIIYGLTMALLSTGLDIMLIIISYTMILHTVFQIPSRCKEKRD